In the genome of Deltaproteobacteria bacterium, one region contains:
- a CDS encoding M48 family metallopeptidase: MKKALSRSALCWLATVMLLVLAVACETVPVTGRSHLVLISPSQEMALGLKSYREILKESKLSQDRKIVAMVNRVGRRIARVASRDYPVARGYEWEFNVIADDKTPNAFALPGGKVAVYTGILKYTRNEAGLATVLGHEIGHVLARHGAERMSQYLLAQLGAAALNVAIGNQDPETVRAMNIGYGVGTTVGVLLPFSRLEESEADHIGLILMAKAGYDPREAVRFWERMEKSGGKKSLPFLSTHPTDEKRIAQIKEWMPEALAYYGS; this comes from the coding sequence ATGAAAAAGGCTCTTTCCAGATCGGCCCTCTGCTGGCTGGCAACGGTTATGCTCCTCGTACTGGCCGTCGCTTGCGAGACGGTCCCTGTCACGGGGAGATCCCATCTCGTGCTGATTTCTCCATCCCAGGAGATGGCATTGGGTCTGAAGTCCTATCGAGAGATCCTGAAAGAGTCAAAGCTCTCCCAGGACAGGAAGATCGTAGCCATGGTCAACAGGGTGGGCAGAAGAATCGCCCGGGTTGCCAGCAGGGACTATCCCGTTGCAAGAGGATATGAATGGGAATTCAATGTGATTGCCGATGACAAGACCCCAAACGCCTTTGCTCTGCCAGGGGGAAAGGTCGCCGTCTACACGGGTATCCTCAAATATACCCGGAACGAGGCGGGACTCGCCACCGTACTCGGCCACGAGATCGGCCACGTATTGGCCCGCCACGGTGCTGAGAGAATGAGCCAGTACCTCCTCGCCCAGTTGGGGGCAGCGGCCCTGAATGTGGCCATAGGAAATCAAGATCCGGAGACCGTCAGAGCCATGAACATCGGATACGGGGTCGGAACAACGGTGGGCGTATTGCTCCCCTTCAGCAGGCTCGAAGAGTCCGAGGCGGACCACATCGGGCTTATCCTCATGGCCAAAGCGGGTTATGACCCAAGGGAAGCCGTCCGGTTCTGGGAGCGGATGGAGAAAAGCGGGGGCAAGAAATCCCTCCCCTTTCTCTCCACCCATCCTACGGATGAAAAACGGATTGCCCAGATCAAAGAGTGGATGCCGGAAGCCCTGGCCTATTACGGGTCCTGA
- a CDS encoding DUF4911 domain-containing protein, translated as MNTVQKYFSVKPKDMAYVKAVVESYEGLAVLRTVDPKGGIMEWMIPPDFLEEVDRLVESLQEEIEIEPLESFSDTVSGSS; from the coding sequence ATGAATACCGTTCAGAAGTACTTCTCCGTGAAGCCCAAAGACATGGCTTACGTGAAAGCCGTTGTGGAGTCCTACGAGGGGCTGGCCGTTCTCAGGACGGTAGATCCAAAGGGCGGGATCATGGAGTGGATGATTCCACCCGACTTCCTGGAGGAGGTGGACCGGCTCGTCGAATCCCTCCAGGAAGAGATCGAGATCGAACCTCTCGAATCTTTTTCTGATACCGTCTCCGGCTCGTCCTGA
- a CDS encoding DUF4332 domain-containing protein, whose amino-acid sequence MTGKKPPNIHGIIGICVLAVAQVMVFRRVDPFLSWFYSLAWWSYILIVDSVIYRLKGNSLILSRTREFFLMVCWSFTLWLFFEMVNLVMKDWYYINVPGSRLVRLLGYAFSYGTVLPGIFETTELVESLGLFRNASVPRFRMTPGWSIAILATGGLFLVLPLLIPRYTFPLIWGSFVFLLEPINYHFRGKSLLADWEAGSLRKFYLLLLSGLICGFLWEFWNFWARTKWVYTVPFFDELKLFEMPLLGFLGFPPFAVECYVIYNFISLFRHKRGWEQDSYMVNREKKVSRGLKLATACGIFLFYLLSTQAIDRYTVRSTLATVEDFPGLTKEEREQLEGAGIHTADELVHRACSPDYYGRGSMRLGLSPDRLAELVGKARLIELKGLGVENFLLLEKVGVDSVESLARQDPDELYEMLLRAGRQESAARSPSRAEVKIWILAARSRSGR is encoded by the coding sequence ATGACTGGGAAAAAGCCGCCCAATATCCATGGAATCATCGGGATCTGCGTTTTGGCCGTAGCCCAGGTCATGGTGTTCAGGCGCGTGGACCCCTTTCTCTCGTGGTTCTACAGCCTTGCCTGGTGGTCTTACATCCTCATTGTGGACAGCGTGATCTATCGCTTGAAGGGCAACTCCCTGATTCTGAGCCGCACCCGGGAGTTCTTTCTCATGGTCTGCTGGTCCTTCACTCTCTGGCTCTTTTTTGAGATGGTGAATCTGGTGATGAAGGACTGGTACTATATCAATGTGCCGGGCAGTAGACTGGTGAGACTGCTGGGATACGCTTTCTCCTACGGGACGGTCCTCCCGGGGATTTTCGAAACCACGGAGCTTGTAGAGAGTCTCGGCCTTTTCAGGAACGCCTCGGTTCCGAGGTTCAGGATGACCCCTGGATGGTCTATTGCCATTCTGGCTACAGGAGGACTCTTTTTGGTGCTCCCTCTTCTCATTCCACGGTACACTTTTCCGCTGATATGGGGAAGCTTTGTTTTTCTTCTTGAGCCCATCAACTATCACTTTCGGGGCAAATCCCTCCTGGCCGATTGGGAGGCGGGAAGCCTGCGGAAGTTCTACCTCCTCCTCCTTTCAGGACTCATCTGCGGGTTTCTCTGGGAGTTCTGGAACTTCTGGGCCAGGACCAAGTGGGTCTACACGGTTCCGTTTTTCGACGAGCTCAAACTCTTCGAGATGCCTTTGCTGGGTTTTCTGGGCTTTCCTCCCTTTGCCGTTGAGTGCTACGTGATCTATAACTTCATCTCGCTTTTCCGCCACAAGAGAGGCTGGGAGCAGGATTCCTACATGGTGAACCGGGAAAAGAAAGTCTCCCGAGGGCTCAAGCTCGCCACGGCCTGTGGCATTTTCCTCTTCTATCTCCTTTCCACTCAAGCCATCGACCGGTATACGGTCCGCTCCACCCTTGCCACCGTCGAGGACTTTCCGGGTCTGACCAAAGAGGAGAGAGAGCAATTGGAAGGGGCGGGGATCCATACTGCCGACGAGCTTGTCCATCGCGCCTGCAGCCCCGATTACTATGGCCGAGGCTCTATGAGACTAGGGCTGTCTCCGGATCGCCTGGCGGAACTGGTCGGGAAGGCACGGCTCATAGAGCTGAAGGGGCTCGGCGTGGAGAACTTTCTCCTCCTGGAAAAGGTTGGTGTCGATTCAGTGGAGAGTCTTGCCCGCCAGGATCCTGACGAGCTCTATGAAATGCTCCTGAGGGCGGGAAGGCAGGAGTCGGCGGCCCGGAGTCCCTCCAGGGCCGAGGTCAAGATATGGATTCTGGCTGCTCGCAGCCGAAGCGGCCGCTGA
- a CDS encoding formyl transferase: MYDFGWFSTGRDEAARELLAEAVKGTREGTIPARIRFVFCDREPGESPESDRFLEDVGNHGIPLFSFSSRRFEPRLRREDREAWRRAFHEKVGEILKGMEVSTVVLAGYMLIVSPQMCRRFPMINLHPAEPGGPKGTWQEVIWELIARGADRTGVMIHLVTEALDEGPPITYCTFPLKGPEFDRLWVEMGAKLGFMPLGEIIQEEGEMNPLFREIRKHGAMREIPLLLMTMRALAEGRVTVRGGRILDKKGRETGSVCLNSEVEDYLSRRGKQG; this comes from the coding sequence ATGTACGATTTTGGGTGGTTCTCCACAGGAAGGGATGAGGCGGCAAGGGAACTCCTGGCCGAGGCGGTGAAGGGTACCAGGGAAGGGACCATTCCGGCCAGAATCCGGTTCGTCTTCTGTGATCGAGAGCCCGGAGAAAGCCCGGAAAGCGACCGCTTCCTCGAAGATGTGGGGAACCATGGAATCCCCCTATTCTCTTTCTCCTCGAGGCGGTTCGAGCCCCGGTTGAGAAGGGAGGACCGGGAGGCATGGCGCCGGGCTTTCCATGAGAAGGTCGGAGAGATCCTCAAGGGGATGGAGGTCTCCACGGTCGTCCTGGCAGGCTATATGCTGATCGTCAGCCCCCAGATGTGCCGGCGGTTTCCAATGATAAACCTCCACCCGGCCGAGCCCGGAGGACCGAAAGGAACCTGGCAGGAAGTCATCTGGGAACTCATCGCCAGAGGAGCCGACAGGACCGGTGTGATGATCCATCTCGTCACGGAGGCTCTCGACGAAGGCCCCCCCATCACGTACTGCACCTTCCCCCTCAAGGGCCCGGAATTCGATCGGCTCTGGGTCGAAATGGGTGCCAAACTCGGTTTCATGCCCCTCGGAGAGATCATCCAGGAGGAAGGGGAGATGAACCCCCTGTTTCGGGAGATTAGGAAGCACGGAGCCATGAGGGAGATCCCCCTTCTCCTGATGACCATGAGGGCCCTGGCCGAGGGAAGGGTGACTGTCAGGGGAGGCAGGATCCTGGACAAGAAGGGAAGGGAGACGGGCTCGGTCTGCCTCAACAGCGAAGTCGAGGACTATCTGAGTCGCCGCGGCAAACAGGGCTAG
- a CDS encoding rhomboid family intramembrane serine protease → MEPKKRTMSYYHYQPRVSLGGRPLTPGVKYLLLACVGVFLIQSVAPRTMFVFFGLIPVLVWKKYFFWQLGTYIFLHGGLFHLLFNLFALWMFGCELERQWGTRAFLKYFFVTGIGAGICYALVKPGQLSPVIGASGAIYGILLAYGMIFPNQMIYVWFLFPMRAKYFVILFGLIELYSSIAGTGGGIAHVAHLGGMLFGYVYINYVRIFKGIYAVYLRYRLRRLRGHIRGVGGKKGGKDDYIN, encoded by the coding sequence ATGGAGCCGAAGAAAAGAACCATGAGCTATTACCACTATCAGCCCCGGGTCTCCTTAGGGGGGCGCCCTCTGACGCCAGGAGTCAAATACCTCCTCCTTGCATGCGTGGGGGTCTTCCTGATCCAGTCGGTGGCGCCTCGGACGATGTTCGTCTTTTTCGGATTGATCCCGGTTCTGGTCTGGAAGAAATACTTTTTCTGGCAGCTCGGGACGTACATCTTCCTCCACGGCGGCCTCTTCCATCTCCTTTTCAACCTCTTTGCCCTCTGGATGTTCGGATGTGAACTGGAGAGGCAGTGGGGAACCAGGGCTTTCCTCAAGTACTTTTTCGTTACGGGCATCGGAGCGGGTATCTGCTACGCCCTTGTCAAGCCGGGGCAGTTGAGTCCGGTTATTGGAGCGTCAGGGGCGATCTATGGGATCCTTTTGGCTTATGGTATGATCTTCCCCAATCAGATGATCTATGTCTGGTTTCTCTTCCCCATGAGGGCCAAGTACTTTGTCATCCTCTTCGGCCTGATCGAGCTTTACTCCTCCATCGCCGGTACAGGGGGCGGCATCGCCCATGTGGCCCACCTGGGCGGGATGCTCTTCGGATACGTCTACATCAATTATGTGAGGATCTTCAAAGGGATATACGCGGTCTATCTCAGGTACAGGCTGCGCCGGCTGAGAGGGCACATCCGTGGTGTAGGCGGGAAAAAGGGGGGCAAGGACGACTATATCAACTGA
- a CDS encoding ferritin family protein, with product MEKTFEDVIRQAIRKEADAAAFYQMASERVESGISKIFQEMASEERKHRHLLEELDWNKVEQYRLEDIPDLKISEFLEEIPYHDDMGYQDAIRMAIKNEERSHDFYLASAGRFRDDPKLEKLFQMLAQEEAKHKLRLEKVYDDEVYNQKW from the coding sequence ATGGAGAAGACCTTTGAAGATGTGATTCGACAGGCCATCCGAAAGGAGGCGGATGCAGCGGCATTTTATCAGATGGCGAGCGAACGGGTGGAATCCGGAATAAGCAAGATCTTCCAGGAGATGGCAAGCGAAGAAAGAAAACACAGGCATCTGCTGGAAGAGCTCGACTGGAACAAGGTGGAACAGTACCGGTTGGAAGATATCCCCGACCTAAAGATCAGCGAATTTCTGGAAGAGATCCCCTATCACGACGACATGGGCTATCAGGACGCCATCCGTATGGCAATAAAGAACGAGGAGAGATCGCACGACTTCTATCTGGCTTCGGCCGGCCGCTTCAGGGACGATCCGAAGCTGGAGAAGCTCTTCCAGATGCTCGCCCAGGAAGAGGCGAAACACAAGCTCAGACTCGAAAAGGTCTATGACGACGAGGTTTACAACCAGAAGTGGTAG
- a CDS encoding M23 family metallopeptidase has product MGRFLQIQLVLLLILWTAGLSHGTGSLRVECIPNVARQGGVCLTRVWTGRAVESVYGIFEGEEFPMSRVVRQGCFEGLLGTDMREAPGPHELEIIALDENRNTLKSFFPLNVEQVTFGVQRLSLPRSKVDLSPETLKRVRREAERVKSVLKRFRDERLWWGVFVRPVEGQVTSGFGLRRILNGEERSPHTGVDLRAPEGTPVRATNRGLAVLVDELFFSGRMVILDHGWGMFSMYSHLSKALVHEGEMVSKGQVIGLAGSTGRVTGPHLDWRVRLNGARVDPLSLVGLSEYLGE; this is encoded by the coding sequence ATGGGGCGATTTCTGCAGATCCAACTCGTCTTGTTACTGATCCTGTGGACCGCCGGACTCTCCCACGGCACGGGCAGCCTCCGTGTGGAGTGCATCCCGAATGTGGCCAGGCAGGGGGGTGTCTGCCTTACGAGAGTCTGGACCGGGAGGGCGGTTGAGTCGGTTTACGGGATATTCGAGGGGGAGGAGTTTCCCATGTCCCGTGTGGTTCGACAGGGCTGTTTTGAAGGCCTCCTCGGAACCGACATGAGAGAGGCTCCCGGGCCCCATGAACTGGAGATCATCGCGCTGGATGAGAATCGGAATACCTTGAAGAGCTTCTTCCCCCTGAATGTCGAGCAGGTGACCTTCGGCGTCCAGAGGTTGAGCCTGCCCCGGTCCAAGGTGGATCTTTCGCCGGAAACCCTTAAGCGGGTGAGAAGGGAGGCGGAACGGGTGAAGTCGGTCCTGAAACGCTTTCGGGATGAGAGGCTCTGGTGGGGCGTCTTTGTCCGCCCTGTGGAAGGTCAGGTGACTTCTGGTTTCGGTCTCCGCCGGATCCTGAACGGAGAGGAGAGAAGCCCCCATACGGGTGTGGATCTCCGAGCCCCGGAGGGGACTCCCGTGCGGGCTACCAACAGGGGGCTGGCTGTCCTGGTAGACGAGCTCTTCTTTTCGGGGAGGATGGTGATTCTCGATCATGGGTGGGGAATGTTCTCCATGTACTCCCACCTCTCCAAGGCCCTGGTCCATGAGGGGGAGATGGTATCCAAGGGCCAGGTCATCGGCCTGGCAGGCTCTACGGGCAGGGTGACGGGACCTCATCTCGATTGGCGGGTAAGACTCAACGGGGCAAGGGTTGACCCCCTCTCCCTGGTGGGGCTGTCGGAATACCTGGGGGAGTAG
- a CDS encoding response regulator, producing the protein MKMVEGRTPGRQRTGGRRKEGKAESAANLWEKNLQEKILTGIEDGIWVEDERGFCVWANQRAAQTLGYDTAETLKGKHWSEFVVPDEHSHVQQEWEQRKGGAHSTYHTVFRRTDGRMVPILVSASSIRDGGEYRGTIALLIDYAGQEPFKGQIIQAERLRALGEMAMGVAHDFNNLLSAMLGRAQLLKLHLSKYTGPERRKSTSYLLEGLTLIEQAALDGAEIIRRIQDYTQARGEEDYVRVDLNQVIRDVIELTRPRWKSKAEAEGIRVEIQEDRRHLPPVSGNPSELREVITNLVLNAIDAMPNGGSLIIRTETDRRINKIHIQDTGTGIPPEDLDRIFQPFFTTKGANSSGLGLSVSYGIIRRHGGTLQVKSEPGKGTTFTIQLHVSPEALEESEAERPPRSGRTAKVLVIEDDSRIRANLQETLSMAGHEVTLAENAKQGISLFKEGAYDVVFTDLSMPEISGWELARIIKERDPSVPVALVTGWAVRVDREKLSNSGIDMVISKPFQVNRILNFVMEVLEGKGRRKPKKGRGRE; encoded by the coding sequence ATGAAAATGGTGGAAGGCAGGACGCCGGGGCGGCAGAGGACCGGAGGCCGGCGTAAAGAGGGGAAGGCCGAATCAGCGGCGAACCTTTGGGAGAAAAACCTCCAGGAGAAGATCCTCACAGGGATAGAGGACGGGATCTGGGTCGAGGATGAAAGGGGGTTCTGTGTCTGGGCCAACCAAAGGGCGGCTCAGACGCTGGGGTACGATACTGCCGAGACATTGAAGGGAAAGCATTGGAGCGAATTTGTTGTCCCTGACGAACACTCCCATGTCCAACAGGAGTGGGAACAGAGAAAAGGGGGTGCCCATTCCACCTACCACACGGTCTTTCGCCGCACCGACGGCCGCATGGTTCCAATCCTGGTCTCGGCTTCCTCAATTCGAGATGGAGGAGAGTATCGGGGGACCATAGCTCTTCTCATCGACTATGCCGGGCAGGAACCTTTCAAGGGGCAGATCATCCAGGCCGAAAGACTCCGTGCCCTCGGCGAAATGGCTATGGGAGTGGCCCACGATTTCAACAACCTCCTCTCTGCTATGCTGGGAAGGGCGCAACTGCTCAAGCTCCACCTTTCCAAGTATACCGGACCTGAGAGGAGAAAATCGACATCATATCTCCTTGAGGGACTCACCCTTATCGAGCAGGCCGCCCTGGATGGGGCGGAGATCATCCGCAGAATCCAGGACTACACTCAGGCCCGAGGAGAGGAGGATTACGTAAGGGTAGATCTCAACCAGGTAATCCGCGATGTGATAGAACTCACCCGCCCCAGATGGAAGAGCAAGGCAGAGGCGGAGGGGATTCGCGTGGAGATTCAGGAAGACAGAAGGCACCTGCCTCCGGTATCCGGCAATCCCTCGGAGCTACGCGAGGTGATTACGAACCTGGTGCTCAATGCCATCGACGCCATGCCCAATGGTGGAAGCCTTATCATCCGAACAGAGACCGACCGGAGGATCAACAAGATCCACATCCAGGATACGGGGACGGGGATTCCGCCGGAGGATCTGGACCGGATATTCCAACCCTTCTTCACCACCAAGGGGGCCAACAGCAGCGGCCTGGGCCTGAGCGTCTCCTACGGTATCATCCGCAGACACGGCGGGACCCTCCAGGTCAAGAGCGAACCCGGCAAGGGAACGACTTTTACCATCCAACTCCACGTCTCCCCCGAAGCCCTTGAGGAGAGTGAGGCAGAGAGACCACCACGGTCAGGAAGAACGGCCAAGGTCCTGGTGATCGAGGACGACAGCCGTATCCGCGCCAATCTCCAGGAGACCCTCTCCATGGCAGGACACGAGGTCACCCTTGCAGAGAATGCCAAACAGGGCATCTCCCTCTTCAAGGAGGGAGCCTACGACGTGGTCTTCACCGATCTCAGCATGCCCGAGATCTCCGGGTGGGAGCTGGCAAGGATCATCAAGGAGCGCGACCCTTCGGTTCCTGTGGCTCTGGTCACCGGATGGGCGGTGAGGGTGGACAGGGAGAAACTGAGCAACAGCGGGATCGATATGGTGATCAGCAAACCGTTCCAGGTGAACCGCATCCTGAATTTCGTCATGGAGGTCCTCGAGGGCAAGGGACGGAGGAAACCGAAAAAAGGCCGAGGCAGGGAGTGA
- a CDS encoding ABC-F family ATP-binding cassette domain-containing protein, translating into MIRLQGVTRFHGHQDVLRECDLHIGPTDRIGLIGPNGAGKTTLLRLILGEEEPNSGEISRSKDLRIGYLPQSLVDLEGRTVLSLTLDAAGDLARIERELEETTRALERSVSHEETLLLTERQGRLQEVFDHLGGYGLEAQAGRILSGLGFSQEDFSRPVEELSGGWKMRAAMARILLSEPDLILLDEPTNHLDLQSLIWMEEYLKQCRSALVLVSHDRTFLNNLVNRIVEIDGGRLISYAGNYDFYEREKGKRLKVHQAAYENQQDTIRQLERFIQRNRARKDRARQVQSRIRLLERMERIDPPRSQPVVDFDFPEPPRAPKTLIELKGVSKAYDGKRVYDRIDLSIQRGDRIAFVGPNGAGKTTLMRILSGEVDFDGVRRIAEGVRLGVFSQEQTEGFSMDRTVLEELMSVAGDQPQGRLRSLLGAFLFRGDDVFKRVSVLSGGEKSRLLLCKILIQPVNLLLLDEPTNHLDIDSRKVLETALRRYSGTLCLVSHDRRLINGVANKILLVRDRKVELYPGNFDDFQSIWRAGQGTDLERGQPASPPGKGAGRKKTQDQKRAEAEWRNRVFRETSPLRERLLALEKRIEEKTRELDRIASHLARDETYQNPGRLRELTEAYRTAKTEVAEWTCQWESVALELESLERRLEEEKPGRNHSG; encoded by the coding sequence ATGATAAGGCTTCAGGGTGTGACGCGCTTCCACGGCCACCAGGATGTTCTCAGGGAGTGCGACCTCCACATCGGACCCACCGACAGGATCGGACTCATCGGCCCGAACGGGGCCGGAAAGACCACACTACTCCGGTTGATTTTGGGGGAAGAGGAACCCAACAGCGGTGAGATCTCCAGGTCAAAAGACCTGAGAATCGGGTATCTCCCCCAGAGTCTCGTAGACCTCGAGGGGAGAACCGTCCTGTCCTTGACTCTGGACGCTGCCGGAGACCTGGCCCGGATCGAGAGGGAACTCGAGGAAACCACGAGGGCCCTCGAGAGAAGCGTCTCTCATGAGGAGACACTGCTTCTCACCGAGCGGCAGGGGCGCCTCCAGGAGGTCTTCGACCACTTGGGAGGATATGGGCTGGAAGCTCAGGCGGGAAGGATCCTTTCGGGGTTGGGGTTCAGTCAGGAGGATTTCTCAAGGCCCGTCGAGGAACTGAGCGGTGGATGGAAGATGCGGGCGGCCATGGCAAGGATTCTCCTGTCCGAGCCTGATCTGATACTTCTCGACGAACCGACCAACCATCTCGATCTCCAGTCTCTCATCTGGATGGAGGAGTATCTGAAACAGTGCAGGTCCGCCCTTGTGCTGGTCTCCCACGACAGGACCTTCCTCAACAACCTCGTCAACCGGATCGTTGAGATCGACGGGGGAAGACTCATCTCCTATGCGGGCAACTACGACTTCTATGAAAGGGAGAAGGGGAAACGCCTTAAGGTTCATCAGGCCGCCTACGAGAATCAACAGGATACGATCCGCCAGCTGGAGCGGTTCATTCAGAGGAATCGTGCCCGGAAGGATCGAGCCCGGCAGGTGCAGAGCAGGATAAGGCTCCTGGAAAGGATGGAACGGATCGATCCTCCCCGGAGCCAACCCGTTGTCGATTTCGATTTCCCCGAACCACCCAGGGCCCCGAAGACGCTCATCGAGTTGAAGGGCGTCTCCAAGGCCTATGATGGAAAGAGGGTCTACGACCGGATCGATCTCTCGATCCAGAGGGGGGACAGGATAGCCTTTGTCGGGCCTAACGGAGCGGGAAAGACGACCCTCATGAGGATCCTTAGTGGAGAGGTCGATTTTGACGGGGTGAGGCGGATTGCAGAGGGTGTGCGGCTAGGGGTCTTCTCCCAAGAGCAGACGGAGGGGTTCTCCATGGACCGGACCGTGCTCGAAGAACTCATGTCCGTGGCGGGCGATCAGCCCCAGGGCCGATTGAGAAGTCTCCTGGGAGCCTTCCTGTTCAGGGGCGACGATGTTTTCAAGAGGGTCTCGGTCCTCAGCGGGGGTGAGAAGAGCCGCCTGCTTCTCTGCAAGATCCTGATTCAACCCGTGAACCTGCTCCTTCTCGACGAACCCACCAACCATCTCGATATCGACTCCAGAAAAGTCCTGGAGACGGCTCTCCGGCGCTATTCAGGGACTCTCTGTCTCGTCAGCCACGATCGCCGGCTGATCAACGGCGTGGCCAACAAGATTCTCCTTGTTCGAGACCGAAAGGTTGAGCTGTATCCCGGGAATTTCGACGACTTCCAATCCATCTGGAGAGCCGGCCAGGGGACTGATCTCGAGAGGGGGCAACCGGCCTCTCCACCCGGGAAGGGAGCCGGCAGGAAAAAGACGCAGGACCAGAAGCGGGCGGAGGCGGAATGGCGGAATCGTGTTTTCAGGGAGACCAGCCCGCTCAGGGAACGACTCCTCGCGCTGGAGAAGAGGATCGAGGAAAAGACGAGGGAACTCGACCGGATCGCTTCCCATCTGGCCAGAGATGAGACCTACCAAAATCCCGGCCGCCTTCGGGAACTGACCGAAGCGTACAGGACCGCAAAGACCGAGGTCGCCGAATGGACCTGCCAATGGGAATCCGTGGCCCTTGAGTTGGAATCCTTGGAGAGGCGGCTGGAGGAGGAGAAACCCGGGAGGAACCACAGCGGCTGA
- a CDS encoding cysteine hydrolase, protein MKPAIIVVDMLKDNMRPQHAISRGIRSILPSVRRLLSMARERGDRVVFACDSFQPDDFIFQGRMKPHCIQGTAGAEVIDELSPGRDDLILPKRRFSAFFQTGLEKTLRAQGVDTIAVAGVATHFCVLTTALDGICHDFKVIVIEDCCASYRAGIHQTTVSLYKRSPLHPLLRFMRLEEFSSLLEADQSEAVGGEGEREPS, encoded by the coding sequence ATGAAACCTGCAATCATCGTGGTAGATATGCTGAAGGACAATATGAGGCCCCAACATGCTATCTCACGCGGGATCCGCTCGATCCTCCCCTCTGTCCGAAGGCTCCTGAGCATGGCCAGGGAGAGGGGAGATCGGGTGGTTTTCGCCTGCGACAGCTTTCAACCTGACGACTTTATCTTCCAAGGAAGGATGAAACCCCACTGCATCCAGGGCACGGCCGGGGCGGAGGTGATAGACGAGCTTTCACCCGGTAGGGATGATCTGATCCTGCCGAAGCGCCGGTTCTCGGCCTTTTTCCAGACGGGTCTCGAAAAAACACTTCGCGCCCAAGGGGTCGACACCATAGCAGTGGCCGGGGTGGCCACCCATTTCTGCGTTCTCACCACGGCCCTGGACGGTATCTGCCACGACTTCAAGGTGATCGTCATTGAGGACTGTTGTGCCTCTTACCGTGCCGGGATCCATCAGACCACGGTGAGCCTATACAAGAGATCTCCCCTCCACCCCTTGTTGAGGTTTATGAGACTCGAGGAATTTTCCTCCCTCTTGGAGGCCGATCAGTCGGAGGCCGTGGGGGGGGAGGGTGAGAGGGAGCCAAGTTGA